GGCAGGGATGGCCGAAAAGAGCGGCACCTTGTCGGTCGCGTCCCAACGCATGTAAACATCGCCGACCCGCGCACGCATCACGCTGGTCCATTCGCTGGCGCCGACGCGCGCGGCGGCGTGCGCGAGCAGCGAGCCGGTGCGGAAGATGTCGGTGACCTCGCGCGGGCAGTTGGCGAGCGCTTCCTTCAGATCCTCGGTCGGATTATTATTGTTCGCCTCAATCTTCTCGCGGCTTTGCTGATAACTTTTCGCATAACCCTGCTTGATCGAGCGATAGCCGGTCATCTCCTCGATGATCCCCGACATATTGTCGTCTCCTCGAGCGATCTGAACCATGCGGTTCGCAAGGCGGCAGTCGTTGACCTGGATCGAGTTCAGGAAGTTGGTCGCCGCCTCCATCTTCGAGATGATGTTGCCCATCTTCTCGTCGAGGGTTTCGAGGAGATACTGGAAGGCGACGGCGGGCGCGGCCTGCAGGATGCTCTCGAGCTTCTGGACGAGATAGTCGGGATCGAGAAACGACATGCCGCCGAGGAACATGTCGATGCCACCGCAGCCCGCGCGCACCTTGGGCAGCGTCACGCTCATCAGATAGTCGTTGTGGACGTCGACGCGGCCCGAGAAGCCGCCCGCGGTCACATAACCGCGCGCCTGGTCCTCGAAACTGCCGGGCGACGTGTAGGTCACATTGTCGAACCAATGCTCGGCCCAGCTTTGGGCATAGGCTCCCGGCGCGCCGGCTCCGCAGGTTGACAGGATGAGGGCGATCATAATGGCGCGGCGGCCGCCAAGCGAGGACATCAGCGTTCTTTCTCAGGGGCGGGATGTGGCAGGCTGAACCCGCTCAGGGTCGCTTGTGTTGATCTCTCGCGACAAGGGCAGAGGCACGTACGCGCCTCTCAGAGGCAAGGTCCTTCCGCCAATATGTCCCACGCGAAATGGGCCACTGCCATGTCGATCATCGCCTCGTCCCATGTTTCAGGGTCGGCAAGATGCCGTGATGGATTGCAAACGCTTTCAAAGGTTCGTATGTGTATGATCTAAGAAAAGGATACACATCATGCGGACCAACATCGTCATCGACGATAATCTTATGAGCGAAGCTCTCCGGGCAACGGGCCTCAAGACAAAGCGTGAGGCCGTTGAGCTCGGCTTGCGGACGTTGCTTCGGCTTCGCAAACAGGACGAGATTCGGAAGTTTCGGGGTAAGCTCGCTTGGACGGGCGATCTTGATGCCATGAGAACCGACGGGTGATCCTCGTCGATTCCAGCGTCTGGATCGATTATTTCCGGGGCGATGCCACACCGCAGACGGAACGATTAGACGCATTGCTAGGCGCCGAGCCACTGCTGACCGGCGACATCATTCTGGCTGAAGTCCTGCAGGGTTTCACCAGCGACCGCGACTTCAACGTCGGGCTGAGATTGATGGGGTCTCTCGACCAGATCGATATCGGAGGTCGCGATATCGCGATCCAGGCGGCCCGAAACTTTCGGGCACTACGCGGCAAAGGGGCCACTATTCGCAAGACCATCGATACGCTTATCGCCACCCGTTGCATAGAAGACGGGTTAGCACTGCTCTACAGCGACCGCGATTTTGATCCTTTCGTGGAACATCTCGGACTCTCGTCGGCCATGTCGGACGCACGCCGATGATGTGATCCCTGCAAATCTGGATCGTAGCTCCAGATTTGCAGGGATAAGTCGTTGCTCGATTTCGCTTCTTCGCCCTGAACGGATATCCAACCGGAATAAGCTCGAAGTTATGGCTTTGCTCGGCGTTGCGGTGAGATGTCCGGCCCTTGAGCAACAATTCCCGTGAATTTCGAAAACGCCCGGACCCCGGCTTGCAGGGCGCATGCCGGTCAGTATCTTTACGGCGAGATATAAATTGCGCGCGATATTGGGCGCATGATTCGGTGCCAACGGCAATCGGAATGATCCGGTTCGTATCGTTCACCGGTCGGACTCATGCGGCCGGGTATCCGGATTCAGGATAGGCTGTTTCGCTGAAGCTCGTCCGATCGGGTCTCGACTGATTTCTCGGGAGTGGGCAACGAGATTGCGCGTCTTTTCGCGAAGCATGAGCTGGCCAATAATCCCTTCAACATAGGCGGGATTCGTTTTGTTGATGACTGCCAGAGCCGTTTCGCACCTCGCGCGGCCGCAATGCTCAATAGCCCCGACTACATAGTCGGGTCCAAAATGCTCGGCGACCGCTGCAAGGTCGAACATATCGCGCGGCTGGAAACTCCAACCGCGATAGAAGACCTTTTTAGCGATGATTTCCGCTGGCGTTTCAAGCGCGATGGCGTGACCTTGAACGTCGTGCGCTCGTGTTGGATCTGGAATGATGCTGTCGCAGCAGATGAAATCAATTTCGCCCAGATCGTGATAAGCAAGCTTCAGCATATCGGTGCCTGCCTGATAGCTGTCAGGAGCGTGATCGAGTTTGATGCCTTGCGTTTCCGGATTGAGAAATGGGAGGATTTGTGGATCGTCCAGAAACAGGTCGATGTCGTGACTTTCACGATGATCGATCTGCAGCATCAGTGCGGTTCCGCCGCCGAAGCTCCACTGAGGCGCGAAGCCGTTCGCCTTCCTGAAATGGTCAAGAATATCTACGGCGAGATTGAAAAGGACCGGCCATTCGCTCGGCCGCTTTGCAGACACGGCGTCAGGCCGCCAGCGGTAGCGTGTAGCCCGAAAGTTCGGAGATTTTATCGGCGACTTGGCTCGCTTGACTTGCGTCTACGCCCATCGCTGCCATGAACTGTTCCTGGACGTTCAGCGGCACTTCGGAGAAGAAAGCGAAAACCGGCGCGTTGCAGTCAATCGCGCTCTTCAAGTCGACGATCATGGCAGCAAGCTGATGTGCGGAAACGGCCGCCCCATAAGGGGCGTTCACCGTCGTCAGCACTTGAGTTACAGCGTTTGCCATCATTCCACTCATAACACGATCCTGTTTGGATCGTTGTTTTCATATAGTCGCGAGCGGTTATCAAAACAAGAATCTCGCTCAGGTCGCGTCCTACGCCCGACGCGAGGCAATAATGACAAGACCAGATTCAGCTTATGAAGCATGCATCATGGCTTTGATGTTTCAAGCAGATTCCGCGCCAGAGCTAAGAAAGTTCCGTCCGGCTTATCGCGACGGGCCCCCAACGATTCCAGTGAATTTCGAGAGTGCGCGGACGCCTACCGCTGGGCGAACGCCCGTCAGCATCTTCGCGGCGAGATAGAGGTTGCGCGCTAAATTGGGCGCATGATCGGTCCCGACGGCGATTGGAATGATCCGGTTCGTATCGTTCATCGGACGCACCCATGCGACCGGATGCCCGATCCAGGGCAAGCCGAGCCGGCCTGATCGCAGCATCGCTTCCTGCGCGGAAATGGCGCGGACCTGCCAGCCATATCGCCTTCCCAGACTTCCGAGCTTGGTCCAGAGATCGGCGCAGGGAACGCAGCCGGGCGCGGTGCTCATCTCGACGACGAAGGCCGAACTGCGTCCGCGCAGTTCCTCGGTAAAGTCCGGCGGGAAAGCGCGCGTCACCGGAACGCGCGAGAGCCAGTGGTTCATCGCCGCAGTTGTTCCGACCGGATGGATCGCGGCGCGCGCTGCATCCTCGCGGCTGACAGTCTGCGCCATGCCGGGCGAAATGACTAGGATGCTCATGCTCAGCGCGCTTGCACATCGCGCCAACATACTGAACTCGCCTTGCAGGTAAGGGGATTTGCTCTTACCTTGTGCTATTGAAAGGACTCGCCACATGAACGCTGTTACCATTACCGCGAAAGGGCAGGTCACGCTGCGGAAGGAATTGCTCAGGCATCTCGGCGTCCATCCAGGCGACAAGATCAGCTTTGACAAACTCCCCGGCGGTGAAATCAAGATTCGGGCCATCAGGCCTTCCGGAAAGATTGAGGATTTCTTCGGGTCACTCAAGCGGGAAGGCCAGCGGCCCATCTCGATCGAGGAGATGAATGAGGCCATTGAAAAGGGCTGGGCCGGACAGCTGTGAAAATTACTGCCGACACCAATATCCTCGTCCGATCCGCAACGCTGGACGATCCCGTTCAAAGCCCCTTGGCAAAAAAGCTCCTGAAGGAAGCAGAACTTGTTGCTGTGACGCTTCCGGCCTTGTGCGAGTTCTGCTGGGTGCTCAGAAAAGTGTATCGCTATGAGGCGGCAAGGGTCGCTGCATCGGTCAGATTGCTTATCGACGCCGGCAATG
This DNA window, taken from Sphingopyxis sp. PAMC25046, encodes the following:
- a CDS encoding type II toxin-antitoxin system VapC family toxin — translated: MKITADTNILVRSATLDDPVQSPLAKKLLKEAELVAVTLPALCEFCWVLRKVYRYEAARVAASVRLLIDAGNVAADRQAVEAGLAILEQGGDFADGVIAHDGQWLGGETFVSFDRGAVGLLAKHGQSAMNPDQSKA
- a CDS encoding type II toxin-antitoxin system VapB family antitoxin translates to MRTNIVIDDNLMSEALRATGLKTKREAVELGLRTLLRLRKQDEIRKFRGKLAWTGDLDAMRTDG
- a CDS encoding AbrB/MazE/SpoVT family DNA-binding domain-containing protein, which gives rise to MNAVTITAKGQVTLRKELLRHLGVHPGDKISFDKLPGGEIKIRAIRPSGKIEDFFGSLKREGQRPISIEEMNEAIEKGWAGQL
- a CDS encoding conjugal transfer protein TraH is translated as MSSLGGRRAIMIALILSTCGAGAPGAYAQSWAEHWFDNVTYTSPGSFEDQARGYVTAGGFSGRVDVHNDYLMSVTLPKVRAGCGGIDMFLGGMSFLDPDYLVQKLESILQAAPAVAFQYLLETLDEKMGNIISKMEAATNFLNSIQVNDCRLANRMVQIARGDDNMSGIIEEMTGYRSIKQGYAKSYQQSREKIEANNNNPTEDLKEALANCPREVTDIFRTGSLLAHAAARVGASEWTSVMRARVGDVYMRWDATDKVPLFSAIPACPRQDTEGVEDFLTGRVQARSLNVPPTSADCATDGPGRGALVLARERMQTIATKIRTRAALTAEERQFVANVKTLPIYRMLEWGVREGVEDAVIGDTDELVALTLAYQMLNDLTRSIDFALSNAERGTSAAGAADAGNANICQTRILTKGIEQLRDLREEVLRQRAQMRQSYMAALNQANLSANYAGLVRQRDRDARDAAGAAANRNR
- a CDS encoding PIN domain nuclease; translated protein: MILVDSSVWIDYFRGDATPQTERLDALLGAEPLLTGDIILAEVLQGFTSDRDFNVGLRLMGSLDQIDIGGRDIAIQAARNFRALRGKGATIRKTIDTLIATRCIEDGLALLYSDRDFDPFVEHLGLSSAMSDARR
- a CDS encoding nucleotidyl transferase AbiEii/AbiGii toxin family protein, with product MSAKRPSEWPVLFNLAVDILDHFRKANGFAPQWSFGGGTALMLQIDHRESHDIDLFLDDPQILPFLNPETQGIKLDHAPDSYQAGTDMLKLAYHDLGEIDFICCDSIIPDPTRAHDVQGHAIALETPAEIIAKKVFYRGWSFQPRDMFDLAAVAEHFGPDYVVGAIEHCGRARCETALAVINKTNPAYVEGIIGQLMLREKTRNLVAHSREISRDPIGRASAKQPILNPDTRPHESDR